cttcttttcatcTATTTCTGTGTCTGCATCTTCCGTCTCTGTCTTCACTTCGTGTACTTTATCTGTGTCTTTTTCTCTACATCGTCTTTCTATGGCTTTCGTGAGGACGTTTCCTAAAATGTGAgcgcattttattatattttgcgtTTCTCGCGGCGTTAGATTTAAGCCTTCGTTTCGGATTACGTAGTTTATGTTTTCTATGTTCTCTGGAGTGCGTTTTCTCGAACCTTCTGTTGAGAATTCTGAAAAAAAGACATTATTAAGGTTTCAAAATCAACGACTATTATTCACAGACAAATTTCACGCAAAACtatgaattatataataattttcaacgttacaaactactaaaaCAATCTCTGCTGAGCAAAATTTATGAAAGGTACTATTTTTAGTTTGTTATTCGTGTTGAGTGATATATCAAATACGATTTTTCATGACATAGGAAACTTCCAATAgaaagataatataataacatcgTCTATGTAGTTGTATACAAAGACGTAGTCTTAATCTTTCATATTATACCTGGTTTATAGAATGAAACAATTAACGCGTCAACCAAACAATCTCgcataataaacaaacaaattaatattatgtacagatgtttgtaaaattcatttatttgtaacagaCATTAAGTTGATGGAATTCAGTGCTATGGTCCATAATTGACAGAATTCGGGCCTCGCCACGAACCTTCGGTTAAATTATTGAACTTACGATTAAACTTAAGGCGGCGAGTTTCAttcataacattaaaattttaaaactgttatgttcatttatttcttagccGTAGCTCTTCTAACTGTTATGTTCGTTTCCCGCtcaatacttattatttcacGTTACCTGAAGGAAATTGCTCACAGCGTCGAATTTgcacatataatttaattcacaagctgttttattttatgtacaacAAAGGGTATCGTAAGTCTGCCATAAAATCCAATAATAGAACTCTCGATAGAACAAATCTTTACCCAAATCAGCCAAGTCGATATTCTCAGTTCTATAGGGCGTTGGACACTGGTCGTAATAGCTCTGGACTGGCAGGGGGACTTTGGAAACAGAGTTGTTATAGTTTGCCCAGAACGAACTCCACTCGCCCGTGGTGCGGTCGGCCACCGCTGTGTCCAGCTCGGAGCAGTCCTGCCAGCTGCTGGTGCAGCAACTGCGAACGTGTTTGtcataactttattgcaaactagcttttgcccgtagCTTCACCCGCGTTCATTTCATGCGTCCGCccataacttatttattgtcaatatctcgctttcggaccactgctgagaaaaaaatGCTGAAAAAAACTAAGAtgctttttttgtattgtgtagTATAAGtgcaaattgtaataaaagcaAATAGACACGGGAAACTCATTAAACGGTATAAACCGTGATCAGATCACAAGTTGAAATATATAtccgcgctgggaatcgaaccagTTACCTGGACACGTGATGCAGACTGGTGTTGCCGCGCGCGACCCTCGGGGAGAGGTCTGCTGACGACAGCCCGGAGCACTCCGGAGACACGGATGAGTAGTCGAGCTCTGTGCGGCCGCCGTACCTGGGAGGAGAATCAGAATCAATAAGGAAGAGGTTCTTGTTTGTCTTCAACTTTCACCCGCCATTACAGTCGTTTTGGGGGtttgtaattgaaaaaaaatcaatcaagcGAGCGGTTGTAAAACACagcattatattaaaattgtttgttttttatattagatcGTATTTTCATGATCCAGCGACATGGCCCAGCCatgacaaatacataaaacatatgtttttgttcttttaattttgttatatctttATCAGTGcaccaaataaacaatttttctttctttctcttgACTCCTAGCTTGGCGGCGTCACGGCTCCGAATGCGTCATAACACTTGAAGAGTGAGAGAAACAGAAATACCTGTAAGGGCTTGCTGAAGACGAGGTTTTATAGATACTCTCGCGACTTGTGTCCCTGCTCTGTTTGGAGCTCTCGAGCGTCTTCTCCATGCTTCTGGTGTCGAGTTTCTGGTGCAGATGGCTTTGCAGGGAGCCACTCCTGGGCTTCGGTCGCTGGGACTTGGGCGTGGAGGTGGCTAACGCTGTGAATTTCTTGTTGATGCCGTATTTTGAGTTGGTGTCTTCGAAGTCTGATACCTGTAATGTTTATACATGATGTAACTTGTCTGTTATTActttaaatgaattttgaagGTTGGACTGTTTGTTGCTAGCTGagccccgggacttcgcttgAGAATTTccggataaaaagtaccgtgtgtgtaccgaatttcattATCATTTCATCCCTCTAATAGATTTTAATGCGAATTAACTTGTTTCcgatgaaagaaaacatcttCAGGAAACGAGTCTATAGGAATACATAGCCTTAGCAACTGATAGGTAACAAGAGCATTCTCAaggaaggttgacgtcagaccaGTGAAATCACAGAAGattcttcaaaataataatgagatgaaaaaattctggaatcgagcgggaattgaacccgcgcccctgtttATCCGACGTACAGTATCCGCGTAAGACGAAAGAtatgaattttttcatctctttattttcaaaaataagttaaaaagcacgtgtgacatgtataacaaatccatttaaatagattCTTCAAAATCTTAAAGTTGGTTTTTTGCCTGGCTGCCGACTTCGTGGCGTAACAGCTCTGAATACAACTGAGCACATAAATGAAAGAAGGATACAAACTTGAATG
This sequence is a window from Plodia interpunctella isolate USDA-ARS_2022_Savannah chromosome 29, ilPloInte3.2, whole genome shotgun sequence. Protein-coding genes within it:
- the LOC128681947 gene encoding uncharacterized protein LOC128681947, yielding MQRTRQESETDSPKSRPGSRRNSTNQSRRNSIKKEKEKEKVNGSSCTSTPKKVVVKPGNLDFVVTGRQCLKKSDRANSLPGYRRPSVESIKGKKFDSPKRAAPMESQSSKSRETSLEDDMSLDLSQVSDFEDTNSKYGINKKFTALATSTPKSQRPKPRSGSLQSHLHQKLDTRSMEKTLESSKQSRDTSRESIYKTSSSASPYRYGGRTELDYSSVSPECSGLSSADLSPRVARGNTSLHHVSSCCTSSWQDCSELDTAVADRTTGEWSSFWANYNNSVSKVPLPVQSYYDQCPTPYRTENIDLADLEFSTEGSRKRTPENIENINYVIRNEGLNLTPRETQNIIKCAHILGNVLTKAIERRCREKDTDKVHEVKTETEDADTEIDEKKKNLTLELKEKNVPETVVEKTSETVTTQTDISLPNTKSAPKIFEKILRQLSRTSLEEALEKDKVADKVADNNLDEKKDPPKDS